The Shewanella mangrovisoli genome has a window encoding:
- a CDS encoding glutaredoxin family protein — MFIIRWILGRIILLLNFVFTPKKRKRPQAEQQQIDAQTQALALYQYNACPFCVKVRRAMRRQGLNIQTVDAKQSPHKDELIAKGGKQQVPCLRIEENGQVQWLYESKEIINYLDQRFA; from the coding sequence ATGTTTATTATTCGCTGGATTTTAGGTCGGATCATTTTGTTACTGAACTTTGTGTTCACCCCAAAGAAGCGCAAACGCCCACAGGCAGAGCAACAACAGATTGACGCCCAGACCCAAGCGCTGGCCTTATATCAATACAATGCCTGCCCTTTCTGCGTTAAAGTGCGCCGCGCCATGCGTCGTCAAGGACTGAATATTCAAACGGTTGATGCAAAACAATCTCCGCACAAAGATGAGCTGATCGCAAAGGGCGGTAAGCAACAGGTTCCTTGTTTACGCATCGAAGAAAATGGCCAAGTACAATGGCTGTATGAGTCGAAAGAAATTATTAATTACTTAGATCAACGCTTTGCCTAA
- a CDS encoding energy-coupling factor ABC transporter permease — translation MLDFWANRFAQIEWDISPLQCLSLLLLALWIYAIWPKEELQQVLKDKSLQWRLLLTLIAVNTLWLLNASIQVGLHLHFLGIVTCLLMFGWRLATVALLLPSAFFSVFVLKQPAEFGAFSLFAIAIPLFCAFILYSRSYHLFPKHIFVFIFVGAFINAGLSTVFHQFSWAFWLWWSMDYDWGVLIDNYLMLIPLLAFPEALLNGMAVTLLVVYQPQWLFDYSDREYLWRK, via the coding sequence ATGTTGGACTTTTGGGCGAATCGTTTTGCACAAATCGAATGGGATATCAGCCCATTGCAGTGCCTGAGTCTGTTGCTACTGGCGCTGTGGATTTATGCCATCTGGCCTAAGGAGGAGCTACAGCAAGTACTGAAGGACAAAAGCTTACAATGGCGGCTGTTATTGACCCTGATTGCGGTAAACACCCTGTGGTTGCTCAATGCCAGTATTCAAGTGGGATTGCATTTACACTTCTTAGGTATAGTCACTTGCCTACTGATGTTTGGTTGGCGTTTAGCCACGGTTGCCTTGCTGCTTCCGAGCGCATTTTTCAGTGTGTTTGTATTAAAGCAGCCCGCCGAGTTTGGGGCTTTTAGCTTGTTTGCTATCGCTATTCCGCTGTTCTGTGCCTTTATCCTCTACAGCCGTAGTTATCATTTGTTTCCTAAGCATATTTTTGTGTTTATTTTTGTCGGCGCCTTTATTAACGCTGGCTTGTCGACGGTTTTTCACCAATTCAGTTGGGCATTCTGGCTGTGGTGGTCAATGGATTATGACTGGGGCGTGTTGATTGATAATTATCTGATGTTAATCCCGCTATTAGCGTTCCCCGAAGCGCTGCTCAATGGCATGGCGGTGACGCTTTTAGTGGTGTACCAGCCCCAGTGGTTGTTTGACTATTCCGATCGCGAATATCTTTGGCGTAAATAA
- a CDS encoding Trm112 family protein encodes MAFDKKLLDIVACPVCKGKLEYDKTTQQLICKADKLAYPITDGIPVLLENRAVPLNEAV; translated from the coding sequence ATGGCGTTTGATAAAAAACTGTTAGACATAGTCGCTTGCCCTGTGTGCAAGGGAAAATTGGAATACGATAAAACAACGCAGCAATTGATTTGTAAGGCAGACAAATTAGCCTATCCAATCACGGATGGGATCCCTGTGTTACTCGAAAACCGTGCAGTTCCCTTAAACGAAGCGGTTTAA
- the lpxK gene encoding tetraacyldisaccharide 4'-kinase: MQALVNKIWYEGHPLRWLLLPFSVLFALITAIRRGLFRLGLKSQTSLPVPVIVVGNITVGGSGKTPTVIYLIELLRQQGFKPGVISRGYGADIQGVKVVTAADSAAAVGDEPAMIVARTGVPMVVGAKRVDTAKALLAEFAVDVIICDDGLQHYALGRDIELVVIDGKRGLGNQHLLPAGPLREGAWRLNQVDFVVVNGGPAQANQYEMQLSPSAVLPVNPKAEAVFDPTQPVVAMAGIGHPARFFETLTQQGIQLALSHGFDDHQAYDKHVLCELAASRPLMMTEKDAVKCRDFAQENWWYLAVDAKLSPPFEQQLLSRVRSVAAAKQGKSHGV, encoded by the coding sequence ATGCAGGCGCTGGTGAATAAAATCTGGTACGAGGGCCACCCATTGCGGTGGCTCTTGCTGCCGTTTTCAGTGCTATTTGCCTTGATTACTGCCATTCGACGCGGCCTGTTTCGTTTGGGACTCAAATCCCAAACTTCATTACCCGTGCCCGTTATCGTCGTCGGTAACATTACCGTTGGCGGCAGCGGTAAAACGCCTACCGTTATCTATTTAATTGAGTTGTTACGGCAACAGGGGTTTAAGCCTGGCGTCATCAGCCGTGGTTATGGCGCGGATATACAAGGGGTAAAAGTCGTTACCGCGGCAGATAGCGCGGCGGCAGTAGGCGATGAGCCCGCCATGATTGTCGCGCGTACCGGTGTGCCTATGGTGGTGGGAGCCAAACGTGTCGATACCGCCAAGGCGTTGTTGGCAGAGTTTGCCGTGGATGTGATTATCTGTGACGATGGTTTGCAGCATTACGCCCTCGGCCGTGACATTGAGCTGGTGGTGATTGATGGAAAGCGCGGTTTAGGGAATCAGCATTTGTTGCCCGCAGGGCCGCTACGAGAAGGGGCTTGGCGCCTTAATCAAGTGGATTTTGTGGTGGTCAATGGTGGGCCCGCTCAGGCAAATCAATATGAGATGCAGCTGAGTCCAAGTGCGGTGTTACCAGTAAATCCCAAGGCTGAGGCCGTGTTTGACCCGACGCAACCTGTGGTGGCGATGGCGGGCATTGGTCATCCGGCGCGCTTTTTTGAGACGTTAACGCAGCAAGGTATTCAACTCGCGTTATCCCATGGTTTTGATGACCACCAAGCCTACGATAAACACGTGTTATGCGAGCTTGCGGCATCTCGGCCGCTGATGATGACAGAAAAAGATGCGGTTAAATGTCGCGATTTTGCACAAGAAAACTGGTGGTATTTGGCTGTGGATGCCAAGCTATCGCCACCATTTGAACAACAGCTGCTGAGCCGTGTGCGCTCTGTGGCTGCAGCTAAACAAGGAAAATCCCATGGCGTTTGA
- the msbA gene encoding lipid A export permease/ATP-binding protein MsbA — translation MTASPKDEMWTVFKRLLGYLKPMKGMFLLSVVGLIVYGLVDAAFISFIGPFIDKGFSSTPAISNGIALPTSQGFHADNQVLLMAPIVVILMFSLRGFANFVSTYGISYMSARLIMDMRQQVFEHYLSLPVSYMDKENTGNLISKVTFDTEQIARASGSALISIVRDGVTVIGMLALMFYNSWKLSLCILVIGPIMGLVITIVSRRFRKVSKQIQTAMGDVSAATEQMIKGHKNVLAFGGQETETARFAKVNDRNRHQNMKLAVAQAISQPLIMVIGSFALAFVLYAASLDSMKADLTAGTFATILGAMMAMLQPIKNLTRVNAEFQRGIAACTTVFELLDTLPESDTGTYTVQRAKGNLRFDNVSFSYDGQERRALDNIDFEVTQGQTLALVGRSGSGKSTIASLVTRFYTGLESGDILLDDVSIYDYSLKSLRNQVALVSQQVTLFNDTIANNIAYAYPGEATREQIIQAATLAHAMEFIEQLPEGLDTQVGENGVLLSGGQRQRIAIARAMLRDAPVLILDEATSALDTESEKAIQQGLDNLRQNRTSVVIAHRLSTIESADQILVVDQGRIVERGTHKSLLELGGMYAKLYQMQFGS, via the coding sequence ATGACAGCATCTCCTAAAGACGAAATGTGGACAGTTTTCAAACGACTACTGGGCTACCTCAAACCGATGAAGGGCATGTTTTTGCTTTCAGTTGTCGGCCTGATTGTATATGGGCTTGTCGACGCGGCCTTTATTTCTTTTATCGGTCCTTTTATCGATAAAGGCTTTTCCAGTACACCGGCGATCAGTAACGGTATCGCACTCCCCACTAGCCAAGGTTTTCATGCCGATAACCAAGTGTTATTAATGGCGCCGATAGTGGTTATTTTGATGTTTTCCCTGCGTGGTTTTGCGAACTTTGTCTCCACCTACGGCATTTCTTACATGAGTGCGCGTTTGATCATGGATATGCGCCAGCAGGTGTTTGAGCATTATCTGAGCTTGCCCGTGAGCTACATGGATAAAGAAAACACCGGGAACTTGATTTCAAAAGTCACCTTCGATACCGAGCAAATTGCCCGCGCATCGGGCAGTGCCTTGATCTCCATCGTGCGAGATGGGGTGACGGTTATCGGTATGCTTGCGCTGATGTTTTATAACTCGTGGAAGCTTTCCCTCTGTATTTTAGTGATTGGCCCGATCATGGGATTGGTGATCACTATTGTCAGTCGCCGCTTCCGTAAGGTATCGAAACAAATCCAAACGGCGATGGGCGATGTCAGTGCTGCAACCGAGCAGATGATTAAAGGTCATAAAAACGTCTTGGCTTTCGGCGGACAAGAAACCGAAACGGCGCGTTTCGCCAAAGTGAATGATAGAAACCGCCATCAAAATATGAAACTCGCCGTGGCACAGGCGATTAGCCAGCCGCTGATCATGGTGATTGGCTCTTTCGCATTGGCCTTTGTGCTGTATGCGGCGAGTCTCGATAGCATGAAAGCCGATTTGACCGCTGGTACCTTCGCGACCATCCTCGGCGCTATGATGGCCATGTTGCAACCCATCAAAAACCTCACGCGTGTGAATGCCGAATTTCAACGTGGTATCGCGGCCTGTACCACGGTCTTTGAACTGTTAGATACTTTGCCAGAGTCGGATACGGGGACCTACACAGTCCAGCGTGCTAAGGGCAACTTACGTTTCGATAATGTGTCCTTCAGCTACGATGGGCAGGAGCGCCGCGCCTTAGATAATATCGATTTCGAGGTGACTCAAGGGCAAACCTTGGCTTTAGTCGGTCGCTCTGGTTCGGGTAAATCCACTATCGCCAGTCTGGTGACGCGTTTCTACACTGGCTTGGAATCTGGTGATATTCTGCTCGATGATGTCAGCATCTATGATTACTCATTGAAATCATTGCGTAATCAAGTAGCTTTAGTGTCGCAGCAAGTGACGCTATTTAACGATACTATTGCTAATAATATAGCCTATGCTTATCCCGGCGAAGCGACCCGCGAGCAGATTATCCAAGCGGCGACCTTAGCCCACGCGATGGAATTTATCGAGCAACTGCCCGAAGGTTTAGATACCCAAGTCGGTGAAAACGGCGTGTTATTATCGGGCGGTCAGAGACAACGTATCGCGATTGCCCGCGCTATGCTGCGTGATGCGCCTGTGCTGATCCTTGATGAAGCCACCTCGGCACTCGATACCGAATCTGAGAAAGCGATTCAGCAGGGGCTGGATAATCTTCGTCAAAACCGCACCTCGGTTGTGATTGCCCACCGTTTGTCGACCATTGAAAGTGCCGACCAAATTTTAGTGGTCGATCAAGGCCGTATCGTTGAGCGCGGTACCCATAAATCCCTTCTGGAACTTGGCGGCATGTATGCCAAGTTATACCAAATGCAGTTTGGTAGCTAA
- a CDS encoding DNA internalization-related competence protein ComEC/Rec2 has translation MNGFIFGFSATLLSAMLWPSLLPIDSLPYLCLGALILFKKAPSLSGVLFAMCWLTGFCLVLSRQDLPLSQQPIQVRAEIISLVSQNSDWVSFDIIVDKPNLIFWPRAKLRLTWQSPEAVQVGQVWSFTLMPKTISSVLNQGGYNEQKQLISQHIVGKGRVLHATLETSLFSLRNHLISQLSPKLSTFAQGDILLALILGDKQLIPASKWQALRQTGTGHLVAISGLHLSVITAWVYVCTLFLLSRFAAHPSRRNLVIALLLAGGSALFYSYLAGFAVSTQRALVMILLIMLLSLLRRYSSAWDRLLFALFIVLLLDPLACLSAGFWLSFCALAIILYTLESVPRIQPVEGNATFRAKARGRLAQFWSIQWRLSLVLGLVQAVFFGGLSVHSLWMNMLVVPWFSLIVIPLSMLAFILWWLGSLFGQAWFGLFHLADLTLLPYGKLLELSGDLPAHWHSVSETLLGSSLCVLLALILWRYLPHHSRYGLWHLPLALLFIPFIFVIFPRVTESSSPQWTLHLLDVGQGLAVVIEQDKRALIYDTGAAFGEDFSYSERVIIPFINSKGLAQVDYIVVSHGDNDHAGGAEVLAKAYPRANWITDVAHLEGMPCVPQQIQWQQLTLNFISPQTAKGGNNASCVLRIDDGVHSLLLSGDIEKETEAVLIEQALAGAELKSQVLIAPHHGSRTSSIPAFIDAVAPELVLFPAGLNNRYGFPKPDVVARYQARDIHYLTTGREGQISVSFAAGRLEVKTYRRDLAPFWYNRLFRFGDLINPE, from the coding sequence ATGAATGGATTCATTTTTGGCTTTAGTGCCACCTTATTATCAGCGATGTTGTGGCCCTCGCTGCTGCCAATCGATTCTTTACCCTACCTTTGCCTTGGGGCACTCATCTTATTCAAAAAAGCGCCTAGTTTGTCTGGCGTACTCTTCGCGATGTGTTGGCTTACAGGGTTTTGCTTAGTCTTATCTCGGCAGGATCTTCCTTTATCGCAACAGCCAATTCAAGTGAGGGCCGAAATCATATCACTAGTTAGTCAAAACAGCGACTGGGTTAGCTTCGATATTATTGTCGATAAACCAAATTTAATCTTTTGGCCAAGGGCGAAGTTGCGACTCACTTGGCAATCTCCTGAAGCGGTGCAAGTGGGACAAGTTTGGTCATTTACGCTGATGCCTAAAACTATCTCGAGCGTGTTAAATCAAGGTGGTTACAACGAACAAAAGCAATTGATTAGTCAGCATATTGTTGGCAAGGGCAGGGTACTACATGCAACGTTAGAAACATCGCTTTTTTCATTAAGAAATCATCTGATTAGCCAATTGTCCCCTAAGTTGTCGACATTTGCGCAGGGGGATATTTTGCTCGCGCTGATCTTGGGCGATAAGCAACTCATACCAGCCAGTAAGTGGCAGGCATTAAGGCAAACCGGAACTGGGCATTTAGTGGCGATATCTGGGCTGCATTTATCTGTGATCACCGCTTGGGTTTATGTATGCACGCTGTTTCTATTAAGCCGCTTCGCGGCGCATCCGAGCAGGCGAAATCTAGTGATTGCGCTATTGCTCGCCGGAGGTAGTGCCTTATTTTATAGCTATTTAGCGGGGTTTGCCGTTTCGACCCAACGCGCGTTAGTGATGATTTTATTGATCATGCTGCTGAGTTTATTAAGACGCTACTCGAGTGCGTGGGACCGTTTACTGTTTGCACTCTTTATTGTGCTTTTGCTCGATCCGCTTGCCTGTTTGAGTGCTGGTTTTTGGCTGTCGTTTTGCGCCTTGGCGATTATTTTATATACCTTGGAAAGCGTGCCGCGTATTCAGCCCGTTGAAGGTAACGCTACCTTTAGGGCAAAAGCGAGAGGGAGACTTGCGCAATTTTGGTCAATTCAATGGCGTTTAAGTCTGGTATTAGGGCTGGTGCAGGCGGTTTTTTTCGGCGGCCTTAGTGTACACAGTCTGTGGATGAATATGCTGGTGGTGCCGTGGTTTAGCTTAATCGTTATCCCCTTGTCTATGCTGGCGTTTATCCTCTGGTGGTTAGGCTCGCTTTTTGGTCAAGCATGGTTTGGGCTGTTCCATCTGGCTGATTTAACACTACTTCCTTATGGCAAGTTACTCGAACTTAGTGGTGATTTACCCGCCCATTGGCATTCGGTCTCTGAGACCTTACTCGGGTCCAGTCTGTGTGTACTGTTGGCCTTGATACTGTGGCGTTACCTTCCGCATCATAGTCGGTATGGGCTCTGGCATTTACCCTTAGCCTTGCTGTTTATTCCGTTCATATTCGTGATTTTTCCACGTGTGACTGAGTCATCCTCCCCTCAGTGGACACTGCATCTACTGGATGTGGGGCAGGGATTAGCCGTGGTGATTGAACAGGATAAACGCGCACTTATCTATGACACGGGCGCCGCCTTTGGTGAGGATTTTAGCTATAGCGAACGGGTGATTATCCCGTTTATTAACAGCAAAGGCTTAGCTCAGGTGGATTATATTGTTGTGAGTCATGGGGATAACGACCATGCTGGCGGTGCCGAAGTGCTGGCTAAAGCCTATCCAAGGGCAAACTGGATAACCGATGTGGCTCATTTAGAGGGGATGCCCTGTGTGCCGCAGCAAATTCAGTGGCAGCAATTAACGTTAAACTTTATCTCGCCTCAGACTGCCAAGGGAGGGAATAACGCCTCTTGCGTGCTGCGTATTGATGATGGTGTGCACAGTCTGCTACTGAGTGGTGATATTGAAAAGGAAACCGAAGCGGTACTGATTGAACAAGCGCTCGCAGGCGCCGAGCTTAAAAGCCAAGTGCTCATTGCGCCGCACCATGGCAGCCGCACCTCATCAATTCCTGCCTTTATCGATGCAGTCGCCCCTGAATTAGTGTTGTTTCCGGCAGGTCTTAATAATCGTTATGGTTTCCCCAAGCCCGATGTGGTTGCGCGCTATCAAGCGCGTGATATTCATTATTTAACGACGGGGCGAGAAGGGCAGATCAGCGTCTCTTTTGCTGCTGGACGGCTCGAGGTGAAGACCTATCGGCGTGATTTGGCGCCATTTTGGTATAACCGCTTGTTTAGATTTGGTGACTTGATTAATCCAGAGTAG
- a CDS encoding DUF2062 domain-containing protein yields the protein MPKKLIKKYMPKPETLREHKHLRIFGRLLHNPNLWALNRRSAPGAFAIGLFVAWIPMPFQMVVAAAFAILFNVNIPVSVALVWITNPLTMPVMFYGAYLLGAKILGHAPQEFAFEASWQWIESSLATIGPAFLLGCLVLGVIFSALGYLTISNLWKYSIMFKWQKRKTK from the coding sequence ATGCCAAAAAAATTAATCAAAAAATATATGCCTAAGCCTGAAACCCTGCGTGAGCACAAACACCTACGCATTTTCGGTCGCTTATTACATAACCCCAATCTGTGGGCGCTTAATCGCCGCTCTGCCCCGGGGGCCTTTGCCATAGGTTTGTTTGTCGCTTGGATCCCAATGCCGTTTCAAATGGTGGTCGCCGCCGCTTTCGCCATCCTGTTTAATGTCAATATTCCTGTCTCTGTCGCATTAGTGTGGATCACCAACCCGCTCACCATGCCAGTGATGTTTTATGGCGCTTATTTATTGGGCGCAAAAATTCTTGGCCATGCGCCGCAGGAGTTTGCCTTTGAAGCCAGCTGGCAATGGATTGAGTCTTCATTGGCCACCATTGGCCCTGCATTTTTGCTTGGTTGCTTAGTGTTGGGAGTCATATTTTCCGCCTTGGGATACCTGACGATCAGTAATCTGTGGAAATACTCCATCATGTTTAAATGGCAAAAGCGTAAGACCAAATAA
- a CDS encoding NnrS family protein — protein sequence MLNIDEPAHLQPKVALFRLGFRPFFLFASLFSLLSLGIWGGLLSGKSLLPSTLNPLWWHGHEMIFGFVCAVVAGFLLTAVQNWTGRPGIKGLPLAGLFLVWLLPRLLFILPFNIPLVAILVIDLLFLPLTAVLLAISVIEVRQWRNFVFIPILSLLTVFNGVSYYGLMTNQLNWMNNGLYAAVILVAVIVALLGGRVIPFFTERATQWQKQSPIPAIEYLSFVSLLALVISLFLTETLLTRILAGVAGLVLFIRWSRWGWNASWPVPLLWSLHLSYLCIPIGLGLIAAGLPLSVGMHAITVGGLGGMILAMMSRVSLGHTGRTLTPPRPMALAFALILCATVLRVLAGLLSTWFIELMLAAIALWILAFGCFCYCYGPMLCRVRVDGRPG from the coding sequence ATGCTGAATATTGATGAACCCGCACACTTACAACCCAAAGTGGCCTTGTTTCGCTTAGGTTTTAGACCCTTTTTCCTGTTTGCCAGCCTGTTTAGTCTCTTAAGTTTGGGCATATGGGGCGGTTTGCTCTCAGGCAAATCGTTACTGCCAAGCACACTCAATCCTCTCTGGTGGCATGGTCATGAGATGATTTTTGGCTTTGTCTGCGCTGTAGTTGCAGGCTTTTTACTGACGGCCGTTCAAAACTGGACAGGACGCCCTGGCATTAAAGGTTTGCCTTTAGCTGGGCTATTTTTAGTCTGGCTACTGCCTCGGTTGTTGTTCATATTGCCCTTCAATATTCCGCTTGTGGCCATTCTGGTCATCGATCTGCTGTTTTTACCCTTAACAGCAGTCTTGTTAGCCATTTCGGTGATTGAGGTTCGCCAGTGGCGCAACTTTGTGTTTATCCCCATTCTGAGTTTACTCACCGTTTTCAACGGCGTGAGTTATTACGGCTTAATGACTAATCAATTGAATTGGATGAATAACGGACTCTATGCCGCAGTGATATTGGTCGCGGTTATTGTTGCGCTGCTCGGTGGACGGGTGATCCCATTTTTCACTGAGCGAGCTACCCAATGGCAAAAACAGTCTCCTATCCCAGCGATAGAGTATTTAAGTTTCGTTAGCCTATTAGCCCTAGTGATAAGTCTCTTTTTAACAGAAACATTATTGACCCGTATTCTTGCAGGTGTCGCAGGCTTAGTACTCTTCATTCGTTGGTCTCGCTGGGGATGGAATGCCAGTTGGCCAGTGCCACTATTATGGTCGCTGCATTTAAGTTACTTATGTATCCCCATAGGTTTAGGGCTGATTGCCGCAGGATTGCCACTTTCCGTTGGCATGCATGCCATTACTGTTGGGGGATTGGGCGGAATGATCCTCGCGATGATGTCACGGGTCTCGCTCGGGCATACGGGGCGTACACTGACGCCGCCGCGACCAATGGCGCTGGCTTTTGCCTTGATCCTCTGCGCCACAGTGCTGCGTGTCCTCGCGGGCTTACTTAGTACTTGGTTTATCGAACTCATGCTCGCCGCCATTGCGCTGTGGATCTTAGCCTTTGGCTGTTTCTGTTACTGTTATGGACCAATGCTTTGTCGCGTAAGGGTCGATGGACGCCCTGGCTAA
- a CDS encoding phosphate-starvation-inducible protein PsiE — MPFYRQYGAKGLKAVEHLVLIIIAIATVVAIGQEIVHVFNVGAVALADLLLLFIYLEVLAMVANYAESGKLPVRMPLYIAIVALARYLILDMKSMDDWRIAAISLSTLILAATVIVIRWGQLKMPYPKNQEYDN; from the coding sequence ATGCCATTTTATCGTCAATACGGTGCCAAGGGCTTAAAAGCCGTTGAGCATCTGGTATTAATCATCATCGCCATTGCGACCGTTGTCGCCATCGGTCAAGAAATTGTTCATGTCTTTAATGTCGGCGCCGTAGCGCTTGCCGATCTACTGTTATTGTTTATTTACCTTGAAGTGCTCGCCATGGTGGCCAACTACGCCGAATCGGGCAAATTACCCGTGCGTATGCCGCTGTACATTGCGATTGTCGCCCTAGCGCGGTACTTAATCTTAGATATGAAGAGCATGGATGACTGGCGCATTGCCGCCATTTCACTCTCTACGTTGATTTTAGCGGCGACGGTTATCGTTATCCGCTGGGGCCAATTAAAAATGCCCTACCCTAAAAATCAAGAATACGATAATTAA
- a CDS encoding PilZ domain-containing protein, which yields MGDHPTGFEEKRGSLRVDMEAERVLLHWTDNDDVNHTDQGVCIDLARRGILFDYKKPFSLGDLVTVTFNPDTDHENSVKGQVCRCSKRHDQSYHVAMQLL from the coding sequence ATGGGTGACCATCCAACAGGATTTGAAGAAAAACGTGGGTCGCTTCGCGTGGATATGGAAGCCGAGCGCGTACTCTTACATTGGACAGATAACGACGATGTAAACCATACCGACCAAGGCGTGTGCATCGATTTAGCCCGTCGAGGTATTTTGTTTGATTATAAAAAACCGTTCTCGCTGGGTGATTTAGTCACTGTGACCTTTAATCCTGACACCGATCATGAGAATAGCGTTAAAGGTCAGGTCTGCCGCTGCTCTAAACGTCATGATCAAAGCTATCATGTCGCCATGCAATTGCTTTAA